The Leishmania major strain Friedlin complete genome, chromosome 23 nucleotide sequence TCCTTGATGCTCTCAACCGTGCTGCTCACTGCGTCACGGACCTCTGCAGCCTTGTTCCCCACATCGTCCTTCAGCTCCTGGATCTTGTCGTGCACATtgtccttcgcctccgccgcggcgtttTTCATCTGGTCCCTTGTCTCCTGGTCCATCTTGGTCTGCGCGGATCGATCTTGAGGCGCtgcttgtgtgtgggtgtgggtgtgggtgtgtgtgtgtgtgtgtgtatgtgaaGGGCAGAGCGTCCAGAGGAAGTGAGAGCTCCAAAAGAGATGTCAGTGAGAGACCGCGTATGCCGAGGCGACGTCTGCGTCATATACGTACACAttacatgtatatatacatcaCCGGAAACACCCACACGCGGAAACGGAGCAAAGCAGAATGGAGGTGAGCGGCAGAAATTCGCATGCAAGGACCACACCGACAAAAGAAAGGacgcagaagcagcgctcAGGCACATCCCCCGGAACAGAATGTAGGACGCGCCACGTACACAAAGACGCGGCCGCCAGCCAATGCGTAGAGCAAGTCGGCTACCAGCACAGCTACCGCGCATCCCtcagcagcacggcacgTGGGAGCAGTGGGGCGCGTTCGGGCGCACACCTCGTTCTCCCAGCGTCTAGGCGTGCCAGCCACTAAGTCGCACcacgccgcgcacacgtccgcgtgtgtgcgtgtgc carries:
- the SHERP2 gene encoding small hydrophilic endoplasmic reticulum-associated protein (sherp); the protein is MDQETRDQMKNAAAEAKDNVHDKIQELKDDVGNKAAEVRDAVSSTVESIKDKLSGGS